Proteins encoded within one genomic window of Deltaproteobacteria bacterium HGW-Deltaproteobacteria-2:
- a CDS encoding FAD-binding oxidoreductase: MKSKIFRPDWTEKSPAPGTYRSIFKYGDPQHFKHPSDAWYRMIKQDFHLSDTDFTSKVKEGLEQVTLNRPVDLKQQQMEAIQAIVGKENVSLDDYSRVKYASGKTTEEMLELRQGIIHEVADVVVHPRDKHDVQKIVAYCDKEGIPVTVFSAGSSVNFGCRPVTGGISLVVSTHMNKVLEVNELNQTARVQPGIFGPAYEDALNKAPELFGSKLRYTCGHFPQSFEYSTVGGWIVTLGSGQASTYYGDAYDIVFSQEYVTPAGTFKTLDYPATATGPKINDIMKGSEGAFGILVEVTMKIFRYMPENRARFSFMYPTWDAAVNASREIMQSEFGKPAIYRISDPEETDRGLKLYGMPGIVDKFLVLRGFKPMQRCLSLGNVEGDRDYTRLVARKIKAIARRHGAMSLGSYAARKWEKTRYTEPYMREDLGDYGILIDTLEAAVTWDNLHHLHEGVRAYMKSRPDTMCMTHASHFYPQGTNLYFIFIAHMNDPEEYRRFQHGIIDSIQKHGGSLSHHHGVGRMIGPWMETHLGKEQMDVLRVLKRHFDPHNIMNPGGQLGLD, encoded by the coding sequence ATGAAATCAAAAATATTCCGGCCGGATTGGACGGAAAAATCGCCTGCGCCCGGTACATACAGATCCATTTTTAAATATGGTGATCCTCAACATTTCAAACATCCCAGTGATGCCTGGTACAGGATGATCAAACAGGATTTTCACTTAAGTGACACCGATTTTACCAGTAAAGTTAAAGAAGGACTTGAACAAGTTACTCTAAACCGTCCTGTAGATCTGAAACAGCAGCAGATGGAGGCCATACAAGCCATCGTAGGAAAAGAAAATGTTTCTCTGGATGATTACAGCCGTGTCAAATACGCTTCGGGGAAAACAACGGAAGAAATGTTGGAGCTTCGTCAGGGAATTATTCATGAAGTAGCAGACGTCGTAGTGCACCCGCGAGACAAGCATGATGTTCAAAAAATTGTCGCTTACTGTGATAAAGAGGGAATCCCCGTTACGGTATTCAGCGCCGGTTCTTCCGTGAATTTCGGTTGCCGTCCGGTCACAGGAGGTATTTCTCTGGTAGTCAGCACTCATATGAACAAGGTTCTGGAAGTCAACGAACTCAATCAGACCGCCCGGGTGCAGCCGGGTATTTTCGGACCGGCTTATGAGGATGCTTTAAACAAAGCACCCGAACTTTTTGGCTCTAAACTGCGTTATACCTGCGGCCATTTCCCGCAGTCTTTCGAATATTCAACAGTGGGAGGCTGGATTGTTACATTAGGTTCCGGACAGGCATCGACTTATTACGGCGACGCTTACGACATTGTGTTCAGTCAGGAATACGTGACTCCGGCAGGAACCTTTAAAACTCTGGACTATCCGGCTACCGCCACCGGTCCCAAAATAAACGATATAATGAAGGGTTCAGAGGGTGCCTTCGGCATTCTGGTTGAGGTAACAATGAAAATATTTCGTTACATGCCCGAAAATCGCGCGCGTTTCAGCTTTATGTATCCTACCTGGGACGCCGCTGTAAACGCCAGCCGCGAAATTATGCAGTCCGAATTCGGCAAGCCTGCCATTTATCGTATTTCCGATCCCGAAGAAACAGACAGGGGGTTAAAGCTCTATGGCATGCCGGGCATTGTTGATAAATTTTTGGTGCTGCGAGGATTTAAACCGATGCAGCGTTGTTTGAGTCTGGGCAATGTGGAAGGCGACAGAGATTACACGCGATTGGTAGCGCGCAAAATAAAGGCTATTGCCCGCCGCCACGGGGCAATGTCCCTGGGCAGTTATGCCGCACGCAAATGGGAAAAGACCCGCTACACTGAACCATATATGCGCGAGGATTTAGGTGACTATGGAATTTTGATTGATACGCTGGAAGCCGCTGTAACCTGGGATAATCTTCACCATCTGCATGAAGGTGTTCGCGCTTATATGAAAAGCCGGCCGGACACGATGTGTATGACGCATGCCTCGCACTTCTATCCGCAGGGCACAAATCTTTATTTTATTTTCATTGCTCACATGAACGATCCTGAGGAATACCGGAGATTTCAGCACGGCATCATCGACAGCATTCAAAAACACGGCGGATCATTGAGTCACCATCATGGAGTGGGACGCATGATCGGCCCCTGGATGGAAACCCATCTGGGGAAAGAACAAATGGATGTTTTGCGCGTGTTGAAACGGCATTTCGATCCGCACAATATAATGAACCCCGGAGGTCAGCTGGGATTGGATTAA
- a CDS encoding carbohydrate kinase, whose product MPQENIKSKEIILSIDAGTQSIRAALIDTDGNILHIVKTPIQPYYSEHPGWAEQQPDYYWEMLCKTTGQLLQKQEHLKANIAGVTLTTQRATMINVDKDGKALRPAITWLDQRKADSCKILPGALRPVLKTVKLLDTVESAIQDCEANWICQQQPDIWEKTHKFLHLSGFFTHRLTGEFIDSVGNNIGYLPFNNKTYQWAGKYDFKWWLFKIEQEKLPAMIKPSEILGQITKKASLETGIPAGLPVFAAGSDKGCEILGSGCLTPETGCLSFGTIATFDVATPKYVELRPMIPPYPASVPDTYYTEVSIFRGFWMVSWFKEEFGLQECILAEKNNDVPEKLFDSLIQNVPAGSMGLMLQPYWTPGIGADSYAKGSIIGFGDVHNRAYLYRALLEGLIYGLREGGELTQRKTKVPVTKLKVSGGGSQSEAAMQITADIFGMAAERPHTFETSALGAAIDAAVGLKLYSDFPSAVRSMTRTGKVFEPSLKNHQLYDNLYKRVYLKMYGQLKPLFKEIKDITGYPK is encoded by the coding sequence ATGCCACAAGAAAATATTAAATCAAAAGAAATAATCCTGTCGATAGACGCAGGCACTCAGTCTATAAGGGCCGCCCTTATAGATACGGACGGAAACATACTGCATATCGTTAAAACACCAATTCAGCCTTACTATTCGGAACATCCCGGCTGGGCGGAACAACAACCGGATTACTATTGGGAGATGCTCTGTAAAACAACTGGCCAGCTCTTGCAAAAGCAGGAACATCTCAAGGCAAATATAGCAGGCGTTACGCTTACCACACAACGTGCCACAATGATTAATGTGGACAAAGACGGAAAAGCTCTTCGCCCGGCAATTACCTGGCTTGACCAGAGGAAGGCTGATTCATGTAAGATACTGCCTGGTGCTCTTCGTCCCGTGCTTAAGACCGTAAAACTGCTGGATACTGTGGAAAGTGCAATACAGGATTGCGAGGCGAACTGGATATGTCAGCAACAACCCGATATTTGGGAAAAGACACACAAGTTTTTGCATCTGTCCGGATTCTTCACTCACCGACTCACCGGTGAGTTCATTGATTCCGTGGGCAACAACATCGGCTATCTGCCGTTTAACAACAAGACATATCAATGGGCCGGAAAATACGATTTCAAATGGTGGCTATTTAAAATTGAGCAGGAAAAACTTCCTGCAATGATTAAGCCCTCAGAAATTTTGGGACAGATCACAAAAAAGGCGTCTTTGGAAACCGGTATACCGGCAGGATTGCCTGTCTTCGCGGCGGGATCGGACAAGGGCTGCGAAATACTCGGTTCGGGATGTCTCACGCCCGAAACCGGATGTCTAAGCTTCGGAACAATAGCAACTTTTGATGTGGCTACTCCCAAGTATGTCGAACTGCGTCCTATGATACCGCCATATCCTGCTTCAGTGCCGGACACATACTACACGGAAGTTTCGATATTCCGCGGTTTCTGGATGGTCAGCTGGTTCAAGGAGGAATTCGGGCTTCAGGAGTGTATACTCGCCGAAAAAAATAATGACGTGCCGGAAAAACTTTTTGATTCGTTGATTCAAAATGTGCCGGCCGGGTCCATGGGATTAATGCTCCAGCCTTACTGGACTCCGGGAATAGGTGCCGACTCTTACGCGAAAGGATCCATAATCGGTTTCGGTGATGTGCACAATCGCGCGTATCTCTATCGCGCCTTACTTGAAGGATTGATCTATGGACTGAGAGAAGGCGGAGAATTGACACAACGCAAAACAAAAGTGCCGGTAACAAAACTTAAAGTCTCCGGAGGAGGATCGCAAAGTGAAGCCGCAATGCAAATCACAGCGGATATATTTGGTATGGCTGCGGAGCGGCCGCACACTTTTGAAACATCCGCGCTGGGCGCGGCAATTGATGCCGCTGTGGGACTCAAACTTTATTCCGACTTTCCATCAGCGGTCAGAAGCATGACCAGAACAGGAAAAGTATTTGAGCCGTCATTGAAAAATCATCAACTCTACGATAACCTCTATAAAAGAGTTTACCTTAAAATGTACGGACAACTAAAACCGCTGTTTAAGGAAATCAAAGACATTACCGGTTATCCGAAGTAA